From one Paeniglutamicibacter psychrophenolicus genomic stretch:
- a CDS encoding acetolactate synthase large subunit, producing the protein MSNGTTASPGLPAKPANRSKDATVSSVVEASSLVQGPNNIIAPTEMLGSQAIVRSLEELGVKDVFGLPGGAIMPTYDSLMDSTKINHVLVRHEQGSGHAAQGYAMVTGEVGVCIATSGPGATNLVTSIADAHMDSVPMVAITGQVHSAFIGSDAFQEADIVGITMPITKHSFLVTKAEDIPRILASAFHIASTGRPGPVLVDITKDAQQSKMTFSWPPKIDLPGYKTVVRGHNKQVREAAKLIAASSRPVFYVGGGVIKAHAAAELKEFAELVGAPVVTTLQARGAFPDSHELHVGMPGMHGSVSAVTALQQSDLLITLGARFDDRVTGVLHTFAPNAKVIHADIDPAEISKNRTADIPIVGSVKEIIPELTEACRTRFTEGGAPDLSAWWNTIGRLRETYPIGFTPTQDGLSAPQHVIQRIGELTGPEAVYVAGVGQHQMWAAQFIKYERPQSWLNSGGLGTMGYSVPAAMGAKVGNPDRVVWAIDGDGCFQMTNQELATCVINNIPIKVAIINNSSLGMVRQWQTLFYNSRYSNTDLNTGAGTARVPDFVKLADAYGCVGLRCERDEDIDATIQQALAINDRPVVIDFVVSRDSMVWPMVPTGVSNDLIQIARGMTPEWEEED; encoded by the coding sequence ATGAGTAACGGAACCACCGCCAGCCCCGGGCTGCCGGCTAAACCCGCCAACCGCAGCAAGGATGCCACTGTCTCTTCCGTCGTGGAAGCGTCGAGCCTGGTCCAGGGCCCGAACAACATCATTGCTCCCACCGAGATGCTTGGCTCACAAGCCATTGTGCGCTCACTGGAAGAATTGGGCGTCAAGGACGTCTTCGGGTTGCCGGGCGGGGCCATCATGCCCACCTACGACTCGCTCATGGATTCGACCAAGATCAACCACGTCTTGGTCCGCCACGAACAGGGCTCGGGCCACGCGGCCCAGGGCTACGCCATGGTCACCGGCGAGGTCGGCGTCTGCATCGCAACCTCCGGACCCGGCGCCACCAACCTGGTCACCTCCATTGCCGACGCGCACATGGACTCGGTCCCCATGGTTGCCATCACCGGCCAGGTGCACAGCGCCTTCATCGGTTCGGACGCCTTCCAGGAGGCGGACATCGTGGGCATCACCATGCCCATCACCAAGCACTCCTTCCTGGTCACCAAGGCCGAGGACATCCCAAGGATCCTGGCCTCGGCATTCCACATCGCATCCACGGGCCGTCCCGGCCCGGTGCTGGTGGACATCACCAAGGACGCCCAGCAGTCCAAGATGACGTTCTCCTGGCCGCCGAAGATCGATCTGCCCGGCTACAAGACCGTGGTGCGCGGGCACAACAAGCAGGTCCGCGAGGCGGCCAAGCTGATTGCCGCCTCTTCCCGCCCGGTCTTCTACGTCGGTGGCGGCGTCATCAAGGCGCACGCCGCGGCCGAGCTGAAGGAATTCGCCGAGCTGGTCGGCGCCCCGGTGGTCACCACCCTGCAGGCCCGCGGCGCATTCCCGGACAGCCACGAACTGCACGTGGGCATGCCCGGCATGCACGGCTCGGTCTCCGCGGTCACCGCGCTGCAGCAGTCGGATTTGCTGATCACCCTCGGCGCCCGCTTCGATGACCGGGTCACCGGCGTGCTGCACACCTTCGCGCCCAACGCCAAGGTCATCCACGCGGACATCGACCCGGCGGAGATCTCCAAGAACCGCACCGCGGACATCCCGATCGTCGGTTCGGTCAAGGAAATCATCCCGGAGCTCACCGAGGCCTGCCGCACCCGCTTCACCGAGGGCGGCGCCCCGGACCTGTCGGCCTGGTGGAACACCATCGGCCGGCTGCGCGAGACCTACCCGATCGGCTTCACCCCGACCCAGGACGGTCTCTCGGCCCCGCAGCACGTGATCCAGCGGATCGGCGAGCTCACCGGCCCCGAGGCCGTGTACGTCGCGGGCGTGGGCCAGCACCAGATGTGGGCAGCGCAGTTCATCAAGTACGAGCGCCCCCAGTCCTGGCTGAACTCCGGCGGACTGGGCACCATGGGCTACTCGGTCCCGGCGGCCATGGGCGCGAAGGTCGGCAACCCCGACCGCGTGGTCTGGGCCATCGACGGCGACGGCTGCTTCCAGATGACCAACCAGGAACTGGCCACCTGCGTGATCAACAACATCCCGATCAAGGTCGCGATCATCAACAACTCCTCCCTGGGCATGGTCCGCCAGTGGCAGACCCTGTTCTACAACTCGCGCTACTCCAACACCGACCTGAACACCGGGGCCGGCACCGCGCGCGTCCCGGACTTCGTGAAGCTTGCCGACGCCTATGGTTGTGTTGGCTTGCGCTGCGAACGCGACGAGGACATCGACGCGACGATCCAGCAGGCCCTGGCCATCAACGACCGCCCGGTCGTCATCGACTTCGTGGTCTCCCGCGACTCGATGGTCTGGCCGATGGTCCCCACCGGCGTGAGCAACGACCTGATCCAGATTGCTCGCGGCATGACGCCCGAGTGGGAAGAAGAGGACTAG
- the ilvN gene encoding acetolactate synthase small subunit yields the protein MARHTLSVLVEDVPGVLTRVASLFARRAFNIHSLAVGPTEITGISRITVVVDAEGDLLEQVTKQLNKLINVIKIVELMPEASVQRDHILVKVRADAATRLQVTQAADLFRASVVDVSTDSLIIEATGNAEKIHALLAVLEPFGIREIVQAGTLAVGRGSKSMSDRALRSVSA from the coding sequence ATGGCACGACACACTCTTTCCGTACTCGTCGAAGACGTCCCGGGCGTGCTGACGCGCGTGGCAAGCCTTTTTGCCCGCCGCGCCTTCAACATCCACTCGCTGGCCGTGGGCCCCACGGAGATCACCGGGATTTCCCGCATCACCGTGGTCGTCGACGCCGAGGGCGACCTGCTCGAGCAGGTCACCAAGCAGCTGAACAAACTCATCAACGTCATCAAGATCGTTGAATTGATGCCCGAGGCTTCGGTGCAGCGTGACCATATCCTGGTCAAGGTGCGCGCCGATGCGGCCACCCGCCTGCAGGTCACCCAGGCCGCAGACCTCTTCCGTGCCTCCGTGGTGGACGTGTCAACCGACTCGCTCATCATCGAGGCCACCGGCAACGCCGAGAAGATCCACGCGCTGCTGGCGGTGCTGGAGCCCTTCGGCATCCGCGAGATCGTCCAGGCGGGCACCCTTGCCGTCGGGCGCGGCTCCAAATCGATGTCGGACCGCGCCCTGCGCTCCGTCTCCGCCTAA
- the ilvC gene encoding ketol-acid reductoisomerase, whose product MTEMFYDDDVDLSIIQGRTVAIIGYGSQGHAHALNLRDSGVDVRVGLKAGSKSIAKAEAEGLRVLSVAEAVAEADLIMILTPDQVQRHVYKDDIEANLQPGDALFFGHGFNIRYGYITPPANVDVALVAPKAPGHTVRREFEAGRGIPDLIAVEQDFTGGAKTLALSYAKAIGGTRAGVIETTFTEETETDLFGEQAVLCGGASQLIQYGFETLTEAGYKPEIAYFEVLHELKLIVDLMWEGGIAKQRWSVSDTAEYGDYVSGPRVITPEVKENMKAVLADIQNGNFAKRFIEDQDAGAPEFMALRKKGEEHPIEETGRELRKLFSWKTSDDYTEGSVAR is encoded by the coding sequence GTGACTGAAATGTTCTATGACGACGATGTAGATCTCTCGATCATCCAGGGACGCACCGTCGCCATCATCGGCTACGGCTCCCAGGGCCACGCCCACGCACTGAACCTGCGCGACTCCGGCGTGGACGTGCGCGTCGGCCTGAAGGCCGGCTCCAAGTCGATCGCCAAGGCCGAGGCCGAGGGCCTGCGCGTCCTTTCCGTCGCCGAGGCAGTGGCAGAAGCCGACCTGATCATGATCCTGACCCCGGACCAGGTCCAGCGCCACGTCTACAAGGACGACATCGAAGCCAACCTGCAGCCGGGCGACGCCCTGTTCTTCGGCCACGGCTTCAACATCCGCTACGGCTACATCACCCCGCCGGCAAACGTCGACGTGGCCCTGGTCGCCCCGAAGGCACCGGGCCACACCGTGCGTCGCGAATTCGAAGCCGGCCGCGGCATCCCGGATTTGATCGCAGTGGAGCAGGACTTCACCGGCGGCGCCAAGACCCTGGCCCTGTCCTACGCCAAGGCCATCGGCGGCACCCGCGCCGGCGTCATCGAGACCACCTTCACCGAAGAGACCGAAACCGACCTCTTCGGCGAGCAGGCTGTCCTTTGCGGCGGCGCCTCGCAGCTGATCCAGTACGGCTTCGAGACCCTGACCGAAGCCGGCTACAAGCCGGAGATCGCCTACTTCGAGGTGCTGCACGAGCTCAAGCTCATCGTGGACCTGATGTGGGAGGGCGGCATCGCCAAGCAGCGCTGGAGCGTCTCGGACACCGCCGAGTACGGCGACTACGTCTCGGGCCCGCGCGTGATCACCCCGGAGGTCAAGGAGAACATGAAGGCCGTTCTCGCCGACATCCAGAACGGCAACTTCGCCAAGCGCTTCATCGAGGACCAGGATGCCGGCGCGCCGGAGTTCATGGCACTGCGCAAGAAGGGCGAGGAGCACCCGATCGAAGAGACCGGCCGCGAACTGCGCAAGCTCTTCTCCTGGAAGACCAGCGACGACTACACCGAGGGCTCGGTCGCACGCTAA
- a CDS encoding helix-turn-helix domain-containing protein, producing MTMPVPTKVGAGFVVGTENGGGQRPRLMIVYAIVDSVCDHYCDHNVGMAPTPTSPKTRRTAATIGDQLTTWRKLQGLTAQQVADRARISRTTLRKIEHGSLGVGFEAFLDVARALGLSPQLTTAFDPYETDMGRARADEMLPQRVRGRQEKRKQ from the coding sequence ATGACGATGCCCGTCCCGACGAAAGTCGGGGCGGGTTTTGTCGTTGGCACAGAAAATGGTGGTGGACAGAGACCAAGGTTAATGATCGTCTATGCGATCGTTGACTCTGTTTGTGATCATTATTGTGACCATAATGTAGGCATGGCACCTACACCGACCTCGCCCAAAACCCGCCGAACCGCCGCCACCATCGGTGACCAGTTGACCACGTGGCGGAAGCTGCAGGGGCTGACCGCGCAACAGGTTGCCGATCGCGCGCGGATCAGTCGAACGACCTTGCGCAAGATCGAGCACGGTTCCCTTGGTGTGGGGTTCGAGGCATTTTTGGATGTTGCACGCGCCCTGGGGCTCTCTCCCCAGCTGACCACCGCGTTCGACCCCTATGAGACCGACATGGGTCGTGCCCGCGCCGATGAAATGTTGCCGCAGCGGGTTCGGGGTCGGCAAGAGAAGCGAAAGCAATAG
- a CDS encoding HAD-IIB family hydrolase has product MPTKTIHAVFLDVDGTYADYGLVPEAHAKAVRAAREAGNKVLLCTGRPVSMLPAHILEAGFDGLVASAGAYVEVAGEVLMDRRFPADLATRTLAALDAHDAIYVLESQESLHVSKAAEQRLREIIEDHFSQTPDGQGTGSDAILDALTAIPAKPAFAKVSVFESPISVGAMAQEIGEDIAVVENSIASEGRHSGELFQRGISKADGVAVAIERLDISQGDTIAFGDGENDLEMIAYAGIGVAIEGSHSGLLALADRTAPPPSRDGIASAFAELGLI; this is encoded by the coding sequence ATGCCCACGAAAACCATCCACGCCGTCTTCCTCGATGTCGACGGCACCTATGCGGATTACGGGCTGGTCCCGGAGGCCCATGCAAAAGCTGTTCGTGCGGCACGCGAAGCCGGGAACAAGGTATTGCTGTGCACCGGGCGTCCGGTCTCGATGCTCCCGGCACACATCCTCGAAGCCGGGTTCGACGGCTTGGTCGCGAGCGCGGGTGCCTACGTCGAGGTGGCCGGCGAGGTGCTCATGGATCGGCGGTTCCCCGCGGACCTGGCAACCCGGACGCTGGCGGCCCTTGATGCGCATGATGCCATCTACGTCTTGGAGTCCCAGGAATCCTTGCACGTATCCAAGGCCGCCGAGCAAAGGCTGCGGGAAATCATTGAGGATCATTTCAGTCAGACCCCGGACGGCCAGGGGACAGGCTCCGATGCCATCCTGGATGCCTTGACGGCAATTCCCGCCAAACCGGCCTTTGCCAAGGTCTCGGTGTTCGAATCCCCGATCTCCGTGGGCGCCATGGCCCAGGAAATCGGTGAGGACATTGCGGTGGTCGAAAACTCCATCGCCTCGGAGGGGCGCCACTCCGGGGAGCTTTTCCAGCGAGGCATCAGCAAGGCCGACGGAGTCGCCGTGGCCATAGAACGCCTGGACATCAGCCAGGGGGACACCATCGCATTTGGTGACGGGGAAAACGACCTGGAAATGATTGCCTATGCGGGGATCGGCGTTGCCATCGAGGGCTCGCATTCCGGTCTGCTGGCCCTGGCCGACCGCACCGCGCCGCCGCCGAGCCGAGACGGGATTGCCTCGGCTTTCGCGGAGCTTGGGCTTATTTGA